The Alphaproteobacteria bacterium GM7ARS4 genomic sequence ATAGCCTTCACCAATTCACAGCGCGTTTTTCCCAATTCACTGAGGATGGCGGATTTGCCAGAGGACGTATCTCTGTGTGGCGTCCGGGCAGGATGCGGGTTGACTATGACCCTCCCGTTTCTCTCGAGATTATTGCCGATGGGCGTCATGTCTTTTTTCATGACCGTGCACGCGACACGGTTAACAGCACATCCCTTGGCAATTTCCCTGCTGGTTTTCTCTTAGAGCGTTATATCGACTTTGGCGGACGTTTTGACGTTACCGCTGTCGAGGTGAGTCAGAATGACATTCTGGTCAATGTCCTCGACAAGGATCACAGAGATATTGGCGACATTGAGCTCTTGTTTCACGACCGCCCGCTACGTTTAGCGCAATGGGTTATCCGCGACATGCGTGGCGCATCGACACAGGTGCGTTTGAGCGACATACGCAAGGTGAATTCTTTTGACCGTGACACATTTCAATTTCGGCGTCCCGCGCAGAGTCCTTTTTCGCCTTCTAGGTCAAGGCGATGACGTTATCGTCTTCCATGCTTCCCCTTCGAGGAGCAGACACGTCCTTCATGGTGCGCGCTATTTATGGTGTGGGGCAGAACTACCATGCCCATGCCCAAGAGATGGGTATTGATAGTCATAAGGAGACACCTGTCTTTTTTATGAAAGACATTCATACGATGGTCACAACGGGCACATCCATTCCTTATCCCCCTTCGACCCGTCTGTTGCATTATGAGGTGGAGTGGGTCATTGCCGTTGGACGCCATACGGGCTATAGGGGGGATTCTCTTCACCATCAAGGGCGTGTCGTGGCGCCGCTTCCGATGCGCATGTCGAAGGAGGAAGCCACAGCGTCTATCGTTGGCTTTGGCATTGGCATCGACCTCACCCGCCGTGACATGCAGGAGGAGGCGCGCAAGAAAGGCATGCCATGGTTTTTAGCGAAGAATTTTCCGGGGGCGTGTCCATGCTCTCCGTTGATAGCAAGAGCGTTGGTAGAGGATGAAGACGCATGCCATATCATTCTCGAATGCGATGGCGCATGCGTTCAGCATGGGTATCTCTATAAGCGCTTGTGGAATTCTGTCGATATTCTGTGCGAGCTCTCGAAGCATATCGCCATTCCCGATGGGACGTTGATTTATACAGGCACGCCAGAGGGCGTCGGTGTCGTTGACTCTGGCCGTTCTGTGCGTCTCCATGCGTTCTGCCCGCAATATGATGCTATGGATCTTGTTCTCACGGTGGGACGAGAGGCGTGATGTCGCAGCGTTCTTTACGCGTTGTGACGTGGAATATCAATTCGGTGCGTTCGCGTGTTGATATGATGATGGGATGGCTTCGTCAGATGGACGCCGACATTGTGTGCTTGCAAGAGACAAAGGCGCGTCCGTGCGTTTTTCCCACACAGCTATGCGCCGCGCATGGCTATGCCTATCACCATATCGATGGAATCAAGCGCTATAATGGCGTTGCCATGGTATCTCGCCTTCCCCTTGTGGATAAGGCGAAACACATATGGTGTGGGCGTGATGATGCGCGCCATATTTCAGCATCTGTGCGTTGGCATGGGCGAGACCTTCTTATCCATAATCTCTATGTGCCGGCAGGGGGGGATGTGGCGGATGTGGCATGCAATCCGAAATTTGCCCATAAGTTAGCGTTCATTGAGGAAGCGGGAGCGTTTCTTGCGAAGACGTGCCAGACATATCCCCATGCTGTCGTTGTGGGTGACTTGAATATCGCGCCTCTCCCGTGTGACGTATGGTCGCACGAGCAATTGCTCCGTGTGGTGTCGCACACGCCTATAGAGACACGCAGCTTATGCCACATGCAAGAGAGAGGACGCTGGGTTGATGCGGTGCGCCATGTGTTTCCGCCGCCACAAAAACTTTATACATGGTGGAGCTATCGGGCGCGCCATGTGATGGCGAGCGACAGAGGGAGGCGTCTCGACCATATATGGGTATCACGCGCTCTCTGTCCCCATATCCGCACGGCGCGCATTTTTCGCCATGCGCGCACGGATGTTCGTCCCTCTGACCATGTGCCGGTGCTGTTAGAGCTTGCTCCTTCCTAACGGGGTGTTGTCATGCGTTGCCTTATCTGTTCATAGAGGCTATCGAAGCGTTTGTTGATGATACTTTGGCGTATTTTTGCCATAAGGCTTTGATAAAAGAAGAGGTTATGGAGGGTGAGGAGTGTGGCAGCGAGGATTTCTTTCTTTTTAAAGAGGTGATGTAGATAGCTCTTCGAGTAATGTGTGCAGAGGGGGCATGGGCATGTTGGGTCGAGAGGGGATGTGTCATATCGGTGGCATGCATTCATCATGTTGATTTCGCCATCCCATGTGAATGCTTTGGCTGTGCGTCCACAGCGTGTTGGCAGGACGCAATCGACCATGTCGATACCGCGTTTGACGGCATCGAGGATATCGAGGGGTCGTCCCACGCCCATGAGATAGCGAGGTTTCTCTTGGGGCATGAAGGCTATTGTCGCATCGAGGGTGCGATTGCGTTGTGTGGCATGTTCGCCCACTGAGAGTCCTCCTATGGCATAGCCATGGAAAGGAGAGGTCGCGAGGGTTTCGGCACAGCGGCGACGTAAGTTCTCATCGAGGCCGCCTTGGATGATGGCAAAAAGACCGTAGCCATGTCGTTGCTGATAATGTTCTAGGCTAGATGACGCCCAGCGGCATGTCCTGTGGACGCTTTGCTCTAAGAGAGCGGTATCACTATCCCATGGCACGCACATATCGAGGACCATGGAGATGGTGCTATTGAACAGATATTGCGCCTCGATGACGGATTGTGGTGTGAGGCGTCTCTTATGTCCGTCAATGGGCGAGCGGAAGGATGCTCCATGGTCATCCACGTCACACAAGCGAGCGAGAGACCATATTTGGAAGCCTCCCGAGTCCGTCAAGATGGGTTTATGCCATTGCATGAAGTTGTGTAGCCCGAGGTGGCGTTCTATAACGTCGCAACCGGGACGTTCTATAAGGTGATATGTATTGGCGAGGATGATGTGTGTGCCTGTGCTTGTGACGGATGTGCTCTCCACGCCTTTGATGGATGCATAGGTGCCGACGGGCATAAAGCATGGTGTGTCGATGGTGCCGTGGGCGGTTGTGATGTGTCCGCACCGCGCATGGCGGTCTTGGGCGAGGATGTGGAAGTCTACCATGGAGAAGGGCGTCTTGGCATGTGTGGGAGCAAGCATGCGTCGCCATAGGAATAAAATCGGTATCCGGTGCGGATGGCATGACGATAGAGCCTGTGCATCGTTGTGTAGCCACTAAAGGCGCAGACGAGCATAAAGAGGGTTGTGCGTGGTTGATGGAAGTTCGTCAAGAGATAGTCGGCACAGCGGAATCGGTATCGAGGCGTGATGAAGAGTTTTGTGATGCCTTGCCATGGGGTGATATATCCCTGTCGTGAGGCGCATGTTTCGAGCATGCGTAAGCTCGTTGTGCCGACGGCGATGATGCGTCCTCCTTGTTGCTTTGTGCGATTGATGAGTCGCGCTGTGGTGTTTGGCATGAGGCCATACTCGCCATGCATGGGATGCTGTTCGATATGGTCGTGGCGTATGGGCTGGAATGTGCCAGCGCCTACATAGAGCGTCAGGGGGGCAATAGAGATGGCATGGCGTTTGAGGGCATAGAGGATACGGGGCGTGAAATGGAGTCCAGCTGTAGGGCTAGCGATAGCGCTATGTGTCTGGTCTTGTGGTGCTCGATGTGCCTGTGTGGAGAAAATTGTCTGATAGTCTTGTTCGTCGCGTCTGTCGCTGGTTCGTTTTTTTTCGATATAAGGGGGAAGGGGCATGACACCAAAACGTTCGAGGGCATGGCGCAATTGTTCCCATGAACATGGGAAAGACACAATGGATGTGCCATCTTCGTGATGTTGTTCCACTGTGGCTGTCGGTATATCTTTGATGATAATGGATGTTTTTGGCGGGATTTTTTTTCGAGGTTTCACCATAGCGCGCCATGCGTGGCCTATACCATCTGGGGTGTGCTGTTCTTGTGGCAGAGGATGGCAGAGGAGGATGTCGCATGGCCGATTGTTATGGCGCGTGCGCCCTTTGAGGCGCGCTTTTATGACTTTGACGTTGTTGATGACGAGGGTATCGCCAGCTTTTAGGATAGCGGGGAGTTGGTCGATTCGTGCGTGCTGATGAGGCGTTTTATGGTGGAGGCGGGAGTCGTTGAGGATAAGGAGACGCGCTTTATCTCTTATGGGGTGTGGTCGCAAGGCGATGCGCACCCCATGGCAAGGATAGGTGAAAAGGGCTGTTTTCATGGTGTTTGTCTATAGAAATGTTTTCGATATGTCGATATGTATGGTATAGAGTATGTGTTCTTACGGGGCGTGTGGGGAGAATGATGGGATGATAGGCAGTGTGATAGGGAGGTGAGGGCGAGAGATGTCTTTTGAGCGTGATGAGTCGCGTGGTCGTCGGTCTGGACGTAAGAAGATAGGCTTATGGCGTGCGTTCATCGATTTCTGCTGGGCCTTATATGATTCGTGCGTGAGTCTTGTGCGCGTGACGGTTCAGAGGGTTATCCTGCCCCTTGCGCGTGGCAAATGGCGTGTTTTGCTGTGGTTATCGCGTCAATTATTCTATGCCAGCAAGCATGGTCTTATCATGGTGTGGGCGGTTGTTTGGCGTTATCCTATCAGTTTGCTCGTTGTGCCGGGGGTTGTGCTGTTGAGTGTGTATTCTATCCCTAAGATGATTGATTGGTCGTCACTTTATGGTGAGCGTATACAGCGCTATGTGGAACAGAGCGTTGAGCGTTCTTTTTCTTTTCAGGACATAGCGTTTGCGATTTTACCGACGCCGCGTCTTGTTTTGTATGATGTTGTGTTGAGGAATATCAAGGGTGGCGGGTTTGACGATAGTCTGTATGCGCGGCGTCTCAGCATGACGTTCAAATGGTGGAGTTTGTTGCGTGGGTCGTTTGATGTGCAAAACATTGATATGCATCAGGGGGTTCTCTATCTAGAGACATTGCAGAAGGGCGTTCATAATTGGGACTTTGCCGAATTGGAGCATCAGGGGCGCGAGGCGTCGCGTCGTCAGACGAAGAAGGGGGATGGCCGTCCTGCTGTGGCGGAGGCGTCTGTGGCTGAGGAGGAGAGCGTTCCCTTCCATGCCCTTGGGGTGTCTGAGTCGGTGATTGTGTGGCGGCGTGCCCACAGGCCGTGTTACGAGGGGATGGAAGACGTTTTTCGGGATACGGTCGTTTCTCTCCATCCGTCTTTTGTCGTGAAGAAGGGTTTATGCGCCCATGTCGTGTCAGTGGTGCGTGACGTGGATATTTATATCGATAGGCACGGAGACGATAAGCGCGGTGTGGCTGTCGCGGGTGATGACGTAGACTTTTCCTTCCTCTATCGCCATGAGCTCCATGTGGAGGGTCGTGTCGAGAGCATCATATGGCAAGGCTGGTCGTTAAGTGATGGGTATGTGGATTTTTCTATGGGGGATGGGGAATTGGTCTTGGATGACATGTCTGGTGGTATCAACGACGGGTTTATTGATGCGCGTGGCTTTATCGAGCATACCCATGGGGATGGTGGGAATTCGTCTTTATCCTATGGCTTGGACTTAGCGTGCGAGGGGGTTGCCTTTCCAGATGGTGAATGGCTTACGGATTGGAATCATAACGTTGTGCGCGGCCATTCATCCATTGACATTGAGGTGGAAGGCGATGTGCCGAGCATGTCAATGGATGACATCAAGGCGTCGCTACAGGGGGAGGCGCGTTTTCTTCTCAAGGAAGCGTATGTGCGTGGTCCTTATGCGCGTGGCATTATGCAGTTGCTAGAAGCCCGTCACGGGACGGGATTTTTAGGTGTGTTGGCGGAGGCTGTGCTTGGTAGTTCATTAGCGCCTATTTCGTCGGGGCGTTTTGATGTCGCCATACGTGATGGCGTCATTAAGAGCGATAATATCCAGCTCAATGTGGGTCACTTCGCGCCTGCGTCTCAAGAAGAGCTGGAGGAGTCGAGACGTTCGACTCAGTTGCGTGGTTGGCTCGAGGCGAGTATTCCTCGCAATTTCATTGAGTCGCGCCTCAATATCTATACGCCAGACGGAGGCTTATTCGCTGATGTCGGGTTGGACATCATGGGGAGTCTTGATGCGCCGACTGTGTCCCTTCATGGCATTGGTGGTTTCTAGGGCGTGAGGGGTGTGTGGCGTGACGTAGGGCGGGGTGGGGGTATGGGCGCTATTTATGGCGCTTTTTTGAGTTTTTCTTGTAAGAGGGCATTGACTTTTTGTGGGTGCGCCTTTCCTTTCGTTTCGCGCATGATTTCGCCGACGAAGAAGCCGAGCAGTCGCGTTTTTCCTTGTTGGTATGCTGTTACTTTATCGGGGTGTGCTTGGAGGAGGGCGTGAATTTTTGCGTTGAGGACGTTATCGTCGCTTATTTGTGCGAGATTTTCTTGTTGGATGATGTCCCGTGCGGTTTTTCCGCTTGTAGCCATGGTGATAAGGACATCTTTTGCTGTGCGCTCTGAGAGAGTTCCGTCCTCGACAGCGTCAATGAGGGCGCTGAGGCGTTGGGGGCTAATGGGTGAGTCTTGTATGGGGGTTTGGCGTTTATTGAGGAGGGCGAAGAGGGGGCCTATGACCCAGCGGGCGGCTTGGACGGGGTTCGTTGTGCGCGCCGTTTCTTCGAAGAATTGCGCGATGTCGCGCTCGGCAACGAGGAGGGCGACATCGTCTTTTTTGAGGCCATAGTCTTTGAGGAAACGTTGATATTTTTCTCTTGGGCGTTCGGGCAATTGCTCTTTGAGTTTTTGTATGCGCGCTGGGTCAAGGACGAGGGGCGGCAGGTCTGGGTCGGGGAAATAGCGGTAATCATGGGCTTCTTCCTTCGAGCGCATGGCATAGGTGCGTTGGGTGTTGGTATTGAAGAGGCGTGTTTGTTGGGTGATGGTCTGTCCTTTTTCTCTGAGGCTGATGTGGCGTTGCGCTTCATAGTCGATGGCTTGTTGGATGAATCGCATGGAGTTGAGATTTTTGATTTCACAGCGTGTGCCAAGGGGTTCATGGGGTTGGCGCACTGAGACATTGACGTCGGCGCGTAGGTTGCCTGCTTCCATGTTGCCGTCGCATGTGCCGAGATAGCGTAAGAGTTGGCGTATGGCGTGCATGAGGGAGACAGCTTCGCCGCTAGAGCGCAAGCTGGGTTCGAAGACGATCTCCATGAGTCCGACACCGCTACGGTTGAGGTCAATGGCGGTGGCGTGGGGGAAGAGGTCGTGGAGACTTTTACCGGCGTCTTGTTCGATATGGAGGCGGGTGAGGGGAATATCTTTAGGCTGTCCCTTATCGTCATCGATGGTGATATGTCCGCCTAAGGCGATGGGCTTGTGATATTGGGAGATTTGGTAGCCTTGAGGCAAGTCGGGATAAAAATAATGTTTGCGGTCGAAGAGGGAGACATGTTGGATGTCGGCATCGAAGGCGAGGGCGGTGGTGATAGCTTGGTCGATGCACTTTTGGTTGGGTATGGGGAGCATGCCGGGCATGGCGGCATCGATGAGGCTCACAGAGCTATTGGCGTCGGCAAAGGGCTGGGTGCTGGTGCGCGAGAAGAGTTTTGATGTGCTGGCAATTTGGGCATGGACTTCTAACCCGATAACGATGTCCCATGACGTTGATGGGGCGGATGATGGGGTGCGAGGCATAGGGCGTGTCCTACGATGGTCTTGACGAGGGGCTCAGCACCCCATACTATAGGCTTTCATCCCCCATGTCTATCTTATGGCGTAGGTTTCCTCATGCCATCCATTCGAGCCTTGTTTCTCACGAGAGTTTGTCCTCTTAAGGAAAGGGTATTCATGGCCATGTCGGAGTGAGAGGATTTGAACCTCCGACCCCTACGTCCCGAACGTAGTGCTCTACCAAGCTGAGCTACACTCCGTCTTTCCCTTATAGCCTAAAAAGGGCGGGTTGCCATCGCCTACGTTCGTGCCTGTCATGCATAATATATGTCATCATGCTTGACGCGCCGTCATGGCATACAAGGCAATGCCAGCGCTGACAGAGACATTGAGGGATGTCTCTGGCAAACAAGCGTCTCTCTCTCCATCTTTCCCCGCACCCGCATATGTCTCTCCACGGGCATACGGAATAGAGACGAGGTTATCACAATGGGCGCGGGTGAGGTGACGCAACCCTCTTCCCTCCTGTCCCATGACGAGCACGCGCTGTGACGGCATGGAACAAGCGCACACGGCAGGCAACGTTGTCTTGCCATGGGCATCGAGGCCAAAAATATGAAAGCCTTGTGTCTTAAGGAAGAGGAGAGCGTGATGGACGTTGCTGATAGGGAGAAGCGGGACATGCTCTATGCCGCCGCATGCGGTTTTGGCGATGACACCATTGAGAGGCGGGCTATGGCGCGCCGTTGTCAGCACGCCATCGACTCCAAACACCCATGCCGAGCGGATGATAGCGCCGATATTATGCGGGTCTTGTATGTGATCCAGTATGACGAGCAT encodes the following:
- a CDS encoding AsmA family protein; the encoded protein is MSFERDESRGRRSGRKKIGLWRAFIDFCWALYDSCVSLVRVTVQRVILPLARGKWRVLLWLSRQLFYASKHGLIMVWAVVWRYPISLLVVPGVVLLSVYSIPKMIDWSSLYGERIQRYVEQSVERSFSFQDIAFAILPTPRLVLYDVVLRNIKGGGFDDSLYARRLSMTFKWWSLLRGSFDVQNIDMHQGVLYLETLQKGVHNWDFAELEHQGREASRRQTKKGDGRPAVAEASVAEEESVPFHALGVSESVIVWRRAHRPCYEGMEDVFRDTVVSLHPSFVVKKGLCAHVVSVVRDVDIYIDRHGDDKRGVAVAGDDVDFSFLYRHELHVEGRVESIIWQGWSLSDGYVDFSMGDGELVLDDMSGGINDGFIDARGFIEHTHGDGGNSSLSYGLDLACEGVAFPDGEWLTDWNHNVVRGHSSIDIEVEGDVPSMSMDDIKASLQGEARFLLKEAYVRGPYARGIMQLLEARHGTGFLGVLAEAVLGSSLAPISSGRFDVAIRDGVIKSDNIQLNVGHFAPASQEELEESRRSTQLRGWLEASIPRNFIESRLNIYTPDGGLFADVGLDIMGSLDAPTVSLHGIGGF
- a CDS encoding outer membrane lipoprotein carrier protein LolA: MTSRRYLRAWRGAMVSASVLCAVCFLMESDVMAADAHRESERAVVPMESGAHVLVLSRIRHYLNSLHQFTARFSQFTEDGGFARGRISVWRPGRMRVDYDPPVSLEIIADGRHVFFHDRARDTVNSTSLGNFPAGFLLERYIDFGGRFDVTAVEVSQNDILVNVLDKDHRDIGDIELLFHDRPLRLAQWVIRDMRGASTQVRLSDIRKVNSFDRDTFQFRRPAQSPFSPSRSRR
- a CDS encoding endonuclease/exonuclease/phosphatase family protein, whose protein sequence is MSQRSLRVVTWNINSVRSRVDMMMGWLRQMDADIVCLQETKARPCVFPTQLCAAHGYAYHHIDGIKRYNGVAMVSRLPLVDKAKHIWCGRDDARHISASVRWHGRDLLIHNLYVPAGGDVADVACNPKFAHKLAFIEEAGAFLAKTCQTYPHAVVVGDLNIAPLPCDVWSHEQLLRVVSHTPIETRSLCHMQERGRWVDAVRHVFPPPQKLYTWWSYRARHVMASDRGRRLDHIWVSRALCPHIRTARIFRHARTDVRPSDHVPVLLELAPS
- the tgt gene encoding tRNA guanosine(34) transglycosylase Tgt — protein: MVDFHILAQDRHARCGHITTAHGTIDTPCFMPVGTYASIKGVESTSVTSTGTHIILANTYHLIERPGCDVIERHLGLHNFMQWHKPILTDSGGFQIWSLARLCDVDDHGASFRSPIDGHKRRLTPQSVIEAQYLFNSTISMVLDMCVPWDSDTALLEQSVHRTCRWASSSLEHYQQRHGYGLFAIIQGGLDENLRRRCAETLATSPFHGYAIGGLSVGEHATQRNRTLDATIAFMPQEKPRYLMGVGRPLDILDAVKRGIDMVDCVLPTRCGRTAKAFTWDGEINMMNACHRYDTSPLDPTCPCPLCTHYSKSYLHHLFKKKEILAATLLTLHNLFFYQSLMAKIRQSIINKRFDSLYEQIRQRMTTPR
- the gatB gene encoding Asp-tRNA(Asn)/Glu-tRNA(Gln) amidotransferase subunit GatB — protein: MPRTPSSAPSTSWDIVIGLEVHAQIASTSKLFSRTSTQPFADANSSVSLIDAAMPGMLPIPNQKCIDQAITTALAFDADIQHVSLFDRKHYFYPDLPQGYQISQYHKPIALGGHITIDDDKGQPKDIPLTRLHIEQDAGKSLHDLFPHATAIDLNRSGVGLMEIVFEPSLRSSGEAVSLMHAIRQLLRYLGTCDGNMEAGNLRADVNVSVRQPHEPLGTRCEIKNLNSMRFIQQAIDYEAQRHISLREKGQTITQQTRLFNTNTQRTYAMRSKEEAHDYRYFPDPDLPPLVLDPARIQKLKEQLPERPREKYQRFLKDYGLKKDDVALLVAERDIAQFFEETARTTNPVQAARWVIGPLFALLNKRQTPIQDSPISPQRLSALIDAVEDGTLSERTAKDVLITMATSGKTARDIIQQENLAQISDDNVLNAKIHALLQAHPDKVTAYQQGKTRLLGFFVGEIMRETKGKAHPQKVNALLQEKLKKAP
- a CDS encoding fumarylacetoacetate hydrolase family protein, whose protein sequence is MTLSSSMLPLRGADTSFMVRAIYGVGQNYHAHAQEMGIDSHKETPVFFMKDIHTMVTTGTSIPYPPSTRLLHYEVEWVIAVGRHTGYRGDSLHHQGRVVAPLPMRMSKEEATASIVGFGIGIDLTRRDMQEEARKKGMPWFLAKNFPGACPCSPLIARALVEDEDACHIILECDGACVQHGYLYKRLWNSVDILCELSKHIAIPDGTLIYTGTPEGVGVVDSGRSVRLHAFCPQYDAMDLVLTVGREA
- the rlmB gene encoding 23S rRNA (guanosine(2251)-2'-O)-methyltransferase RlmB, producing the protein MKKNIDKHPWLYGIHAVREALLNRHRHVHRIWIQERKDGAHHPLYAIAQAHRQGQQEGHLHIVPQRQLESVLPPHAVHQGVAAHVSPLACPPWKTYCRDKTMLVILDHIQDPHNIGAIIRSAWVFGVDGVLTTARHSPPLNGVIAKTACGGIEHVPLLPISNVHHALLFLKTQGFHIFGLDAHGKTTLPAVCACSMPSQRVLVMGQEGRGLRHLTRAHCDNLVSIPYARGETYAGAGKDGERDACLPETSLNVSVSAGIALYAMTARQA
- the queA gene encoding tRNA preQ1(34) S-adenosylmethionine ribosyltransferase-isomerase QueA; amino-acid sequence: MKTALFTYPCHGVRIALRPHPIRDKARLLILNDSRLHHKTPHQHARIDQLPAILKAGDTLVINNVKVIKARLKGRTRHNNRPCDILLCHPLPQEQHTPDGIGHAWRAMVKPRKKIPPKTSIIIKDIPTATVEQHHEDGTSIVSFPCSWEQLRHALERFGVMPLPPYIEKKRTSDRRDEQDYQTIFSTQAHRAPQDQTHSAIASPTAGLHFTPRILYALKRHAISIAPLTLYVGAGTFQPIRHDHIEQHPMHGEYGLMPNTTARLINRTKQQGGRIIAVGTTSLRMLETCASRQGYITPWQGITKLFITPRYRFRCADYLLTNFHQPRTTLFMLVCAFSGYTTMHRLYRHAIRTGYRFYSYGDACLLPHMPRRPSPW